The following proteins are co-located in the Corynebacterium aquilae DSM 44791 genome:
- a CDS encoding glycosyltransferase — protein MTTTQAVEQLQRVLLPRAGEPHDVRSLYLLETDGTPRSSWDSRTTAHIPAGAEVSFQTYFNAFPASYWRRWSQLNQVVLRVEITGQARVEVYRSKIDGSRIGCGGQDLSDTTNNGVAEFVLDLAPFEDGGWYWFDITAETDVDLKSAGWYAPAAPGPQVLPDGGTVGPFDKRVTVGIPTFNRPADAVAALEALASDAAVDAIIDTVIMPDQGNKHPADEPGYQEAVAHFGKRFFEFRQGNLGGSGGYSRIMYEALGGPDGTGEAGKAESPYILYMDDDIAIEPDSVLRALQAARYAKTPMLIGGQMLNLQERSHLHSMGEVIDRGSFMWTSAPHVHYDHDFSEMPLSYKNNTSKDPDVKDSRDLHRRIDVDYNGWWMCMIPRHVAQEIGQPLPLFIKWDDAEYGLRAGKAGYPTATWPGIAIWHMAWSDKDDAIDWQAYFHLRNRLIVAAIDHDGDAKGIVKSMAKATFKHLLCLEYSTVAIQNEAMKDFLAGPEQLFDVLETSLPRINAMRKNYPDAVVLPTAADLPKPTGAPGVPTKDIGGRLAPIKKGMWLLKGLKHSLSSHNDEHHEAPQANFAPIEARWFSLSRVDGATVTTADGRGVVYRKRDRDKARELATESFKLQKEVLDRFDEMQQRYRAAHKDLTSLAAWERIFGNGS, from the coding sequence GTGACTACTACTCAGGCTGTCGAGCAACTGCAACGCGTGCTACTTCCGCGCGCCGGCGAACCGCACGATGTGCGCTCCCTGTACCTGCTAGAAACCGACGGAACCCCACGCTCTAGCTGGGATAGCCGCACCACCGCGCACATCCCCGCAGGCGCAGAAGTCAGTTTCCAGACCTACTTCAACGCCTTCCCCGCCTCCTACTGGCGCCGCTGGTCCCAGCTGAACCAGGTCGTGCTGCGCGTCGAAATCACCGGCCAAGCACGCGTCGAGGTCTACCGCTCCAAGATCGACGGATCCCGCATCGGCTGCGGCGGACAAGACCTCAGCGACACCACCAACAACGGGGTGGCCGAATTCGTCCTCGACCTCGCCCCCTTCGAAGACGGCGGCTGGTACTGGTTCGACATCACCGCAGAAACCGACGTCGACCTGAAATCCGCCGGCTGGTACGCCCCCGCCGCCCCCGGCCCCCAGGTCCTGCCCGACGGCGGCACCGTCGGCCCCTTCGACAAGCGCGTCACCGTCGGCATCCCCACCTTCAACCGCCCAGCCGACGCCGTCGCCGCCCTCGAAGCACTCGCCAGCGACGCGGCCGTCGACGCCATCATCGACACCGTCATCATGCCTGACCAGGGCAACAAGCACCCCGCAGACGAACCCGGCTACCAGGAAGCCGTCGCTCACTTCGGCAAGCGATTCTTCGAATTCCGCCAAGGCAACCTCGGCGGCTCCGGCGGCTACTCCCGCATCATGTACGAAGCCCTCGGCGGGCCCGACGGCACCGGCGAGGCCGGAAAAGCCGAATCCCCCTACATCCTGTACATGGATGACGACATCGCCATCGAGCCCGACAGCGTCCTGCGCGCCCTCCAGGCCGCCCGCTACGCCAAAACCCCCATGCTCATCGGCGGCCAAATGCTCAACCTCCAAGAGCGCAGTCACCTGCACTCCATGGGCGAAGTCATCGACCGCGGCAGCTTCATGTGGACCTCCGCACCGCACGTCCACTACGACCACGACTTCTCCGAAATGCCTTTGAGCTACAAAAACAACACCTCAAAGGACCCGGACGTCAAGGACTCCCGCGACCTCCACCGCCGCATCGACGTCGACTACAACGGCTGGTGGATGTGCATGATCCCCCGCCACGTCGCCCAAGAAATCGGCCAACCCCTCCCGCTGTTCATCAAGTGGGACGACGCCGAATACGGCCTGCGCGCCGGCAAAGCCGGATACCCCACCGCCACCTGGCCCGGCATCGCCATCTGGCACATGGCCTGGTCCGACAAAGACGACGCCATCGACTGGCAGGCATACTTCCACCTGCGCAACCGCCTCATCGTCGCCGCCATCGACCACGACGGCGACGCCAAAGGCATCGTCAAATCCATGGCCAAAGCCACCTTCAAACACCTGCTCTGCCTCGAATACTCCACCGTCGCCATCCAAAACGAAGCGATGAAAGACTTCCTCGCCGGCCCCGAGCAGCTCTTCGACGTCCTCGAAACCTCCCTGCCGCGCATCAACGCCATGCGCAAAAACTACCCCGACGCAGTCGTCCTGCCCACCGCAGCTGACCTGCCCAAACCCACCGGCGCGCCGGGGGTGCCCACCAAGGACATCGGCGGCCGCCTTGCCCCCATCAAGAAGGGCATGTGGCTGCTCAAGGGACTCAAGCACTCCCTGTCGAGCCACAACGACGAGCACCACGAGGCACCCCAGGCGAACTTCGCCCCCATCGAGGCGCGCTGGTTTAGCCTGTCGCGTGTGGACGGTGCCACCGTCACCACCGCCGATGGGCGGGGCGTGGTCTACCGCAAGCGCGACCGCGACAAGGCCCGCGAGCTGGCCACCGAATCCTTCAAGCTGCAGAAGGAAGTGCTGGACCGCTTCG